One region of Salvia miltiorrhiza cultivar Shanhuang (shh) chromosome 3, IMPLAD_Smil_shh, whole genome shotgun sequence genomic DNA includes:
- the LOC131017273 gene encoding F-box/kelch-repeat protein At3g23880-like, translating into MDSKRSKLSLLFLPQEIIEEILSRLAVKSLLRFRCVSKSWRSLIGSERFIKTHLQNSSKNAALAHHRKILSYDSPKFVNWWEFADMVGCCNGLVCFLQKRSFFLWNPATGISNKLPEIVIENGDRTSFVYKYGFGWDESSGAYKVFAVFASRLHESMCKVYSSKTNSWKIVEDWEDDNVCGAGQFASGKLHWHYHEGTGGMNIVTFDLKSEEFGKMEVPCPCDSRVWLGVLEGRLCVFSYNKRTHFDAWVMKEDSWVKVMAVLVYEPYQSYLLFPTVFKCLEVKIGLIRGSVKWVQNLNLVKEDVLSLFDIITSSLAANIYVESLVSPVFRKKV; encoded by the coding sequence ATGGATAGCAAACGCAGCAAACTATCTCTCCTTTTTCTTCCTCAAGAAATCATCGAAGAAATACTGTCAAGACTTGCGGTGAAATCACTCTTGAGATTCAGGTGCGTTTCAAAGTCATGGCGCTCTTTGATTGGCAGCGAACGATTCATCAAAACCCACCTccaaaattcatcaaaaaaCGCAGCTCTTGCCCATCACAGGAAGATTCTTTCCTATGATTCTCCCAAATTTGTAAATTGGTGGGAGTTCGCTGATATGGTGGGGTGCTGTAATGGGCTGGTCTGTTTTCTCCAGAAACGAAGTTTTTTCTTGTGGAATCCGGCCACTGGAATCTCCAACAAATTACCGGAAATAGTGATAGAGAATGGAGATAGAACCTCGTTCGTTTACAAATATGGGTTCGGTTGGGATGAATCGAGTGGTGCATACAAGGTGTTTGCCGTTTTTGCTAGCAGACTTCACGAGAGTATGTGCAAAGTTTATAGCTCGAAGACAAATTCATGGAAGATAGTAGAGGATTGGGAGGATGATAATGTATGTGGTGCGGGGCAGTTCGCTAGTGGAAAGCTTCATTGGCATTATCATGAGGGTACTGGTGGAATGAATATTGTTACATTTGATTTGAAGAGTGAGGAGTTTGGAAAGATGGAGGTGCCATGTCCATGTGATTCAAGGGTGTGGTTGGGCGTGCTCGAGGGTCGCCTTTGTGTATTCTCTTATAATAAGAGAACACACTTTGATGCGTGGGTTATGAAAGAGGATTCTTGGGTGAAAGTGATGGCTGTTCTTGTCTATGAGCCTTATCAAAGTTACCTACTCTTTCCAACTGTTTTCAAATGCCTAGAGGTAAAGATTGGGCTAATCCGTGGATCGGTTAAATGGGTTCAAAATCTTAATCTTGTAAAAGAGGATGTGCTTTCGCTGTTCGACATAATCACAAGTTCCTTAGCAGCGAATATCTACGTTGAAAGTTTAGTCTCCCCGGTCTTTCGCAAAAAGGTTTGA
- the LOC131018230 gene encoding F-box/kelch-repeat protein At3g23880-like — MDSKHSKLSFLLLPEELIEEILSRLGVKSLLRFRCVSKSWRSLIGSERFIKTHLQNSSKNTALSHRRLIHIHDSMSFTLGLLTEFVQPVGCCNGLVCFLKQGQFVLWNPATKISNELPQIVTENGDRPSFLIKYGFGWDESSGAYKVFVDFAIGLHERMCKVYSSKTNSWKTVEYRSFGFVRGGAQVASGKLYWQRMKSNGGMNVVTFDLKSEEFGEIELPCDSIASLGVLEGCLCVFSYNKGTHFDVWIMKEDSWVKVMDVPVYEPCRIFSLVKRVLRGLNAEISLIRGSAFLVHKLNLVEEDVLSLLDVIKRSLKANIYFESLVSPVFDKV; from the coding sequence ATGGATAGCAAACACAGCAAACTATctttccttcttcttcccgAAGAACTCATCGAAGAAATACTATCAAGGCTTGGGGTGAAATCACTCCTGAGATTCAGGTGCGTTTCGAAGTCATGGCGCTCTTTGATTGGGAGCGAGCGATTCATCAAAACCCACCTCCAAAATTCATCAAAGAACACAGCTCTTTCCCATCGCAGACTCATTCATATTCATGATTCTATGAGCTTTACATTGGGTTTACTGACGGAGTTCGTTCAACCGGTGGGTTGCTGTAATGGACTTGTCTGCTTTCTCAAGCAAGGGCAGTTTGTCTTGTGGAATCCAGCCACTAAAATCTCCAACGAATTACCTCAAATAGTGACAGAGAATGGAGATAGACCCTCGTTCTTGATCAAATATGGGTTCGGTTGGGATGAATCGAGTGGCGCATACAAGGTGTTTGTGGATTTTGCTATTGGTCTTCACGAGCGTATGTGCAAAGTTTATAGCTCGAAGACAAATTCATGGAAGACGGTGGAGTATCGGAGTTTTGGTTTTGTACGTGGTGGGGCGCAGGTTGCGAGTGGAAAGCTTTATTGGCAAAGGATGAAGAGCAATGGTGGAATGAACGTTGTTACATTTGATTTGAAGAGTGAGGAGTTTGGAGAGATCGAGCTGCCATGTGATTCGATAGCGAGCTTGGGCGTGCTCGAGGGATGCCTTTGCGTGTTCTCTTATAACAAGGGAACACACTTTGATGTGTGGATTATGAAAGAGGATTCTTGGGTGAAAGTGATGGATGTTCCTGTTTATGAGCCTTGTCGAATATTTTCACTCGTGAAACGAGTTTTGAGAGGCCTAAACGCAGAGATTTCGCTAATCCGTGGATCGGCTTTCTTGGTTCACAAACTTAATCTTGTAGAAGAGGATGTGCTTTCGCTGCTCGACGTAATCAAACGTTCATTGAAAGCGAATATCTACTTTGAAAGTTTAGTATCTCCGGTCTTTGACAAGGTTTGA
- the LOC131017274 gene encoding F-box/kelch-repeat protein At3g23880-like, with translation METPNSRRYLHLPQELTEEILSRLAVKSLLRFRCVSKSWRCLIGSDRFIKTHLQTSSKNASLSHHRLVLQKPLNLLDDRVNILSRAPVFIVGCCNGLVCCSINPEKGRFILWNPATRISKELPQFVKDNMRWSIVSYGFGWDESNDAHKVFVVMCSRKRLVGKLGKLYNSNTNSWKIVSEYPDFDLELIYGKEEFVSGKLHWLRKRRGGSGGWYAADIVTFDLKSEEFGVMEIPCESTRMLSLNEGCLRVVCYNKRMPFDVFTGAHIIDLEVWVMKQDCWVKVRDVVVYEPCEILPPVAPFSALHDVEIGLVRGSTFELDDPAQDDHVLSRMIQHRMMMLKLKPFFAVNLYVESLVSPTPNKRGNCA, from the coding sequence ATGGAGACCCCAAACAGTCGCCGATATCTCCATCTCCCCCAAGAACTCACCGAAGAAATACTGTCAAGACTTGCGGTGAAATCTCTCCTGAGATTTAGGTGCGTTTCGAAATCGTGGCGTTGTTTGATTGGAAGCGACCGATTCATCAAAACCCACTTGCAAACTTCGTCCAAAAACGCATCTCTTTCCCATCACAGGCTTGTTCTTCAAAAGCCTCTCAACTTGTTGGATGATAGGGTGAATATACTGTCGAGGGCCCCGGTTTTTATCGTGGGTTGCTGTAATGGGCTGGTCTGCTGCTCCATTAATCCGGAGAAAGGGCGTTTTATATTGTGGAATCCTGCAACCAGAATCTCCAAGGAATTACCACAATTCGTAAAGGATAATATGCGTTGGTCCATTGTCAGTTACGGGTTCGGTTGGGACGAATCGAACGATGCACACAAGGTGTTTGTTGTTATGTGTAGTCGTAAGCGGCTGGTGGGTAAACTGGGTAAACTTTATAACTCAAACACAAATTCATGGAAAATAGTATCTGAGTATCCTGATTTCGATTTGGAATTAATATATGGTAAGGAGGAGTTTGTGAGCGGGAAGCTTCACTGGCTGAGGAAGAGGAGGGGCGGGAGTGGTGGATGGTATGCTGCCGACATTGTTACCTTCGACTTGAAGAGCGAGGAGTTCGGAGTGATGGAGATTCCATGTGAGTCGACGCGGATGTTGAGCCTCAACGAGGGGTGCCTTAGAGTGGTTTGTTATAACAAGAGAATGCCCTTTGATGTGTTCACTGGTGCACACATTATAGACTTGGAAGTGTGGGTAATGAAGCAAGATTGTTGGGTGAAAGTGAGGGATGTTGTTGTTTATGAGCCTTGTGAAATTCTTCCACCAGTAGCCCCATTCAGCGCACTCCATGATGTGGAGATTGGGCTAGTTCGTGGTTCGACTTTTGAGCTCGACGATCCAGCACAGGATGATCATGTGCTTTCGCGGATGATCCAGCACAGGATGATGATGTTGAAACTTAAACCTTTCTTTGCGGTGAATCTCTACGTCGAAAGTTTAGTCTCTCCTACCCCTAACAAGAGGGGTAACTGTGCCTAA